Proteins from a genomic interval of candidate division KSB1 bacterium:
- a CDS encoding transglycosylase SLT domain-containing protein: MKKLTLILMTWILIQGNLFWTHGTFEENRNNILVINNGAGEDFRHYNNVTRYDNYFSKYTKRNFGPAFNWHHFKAQAIAESGLKKNAKSYVGAIGLMQIMPATYEEIIKRHRYIKGSSNSPKWNIAAGISYNRSIWNLFKADRPFQDRLDFTFGAYNAGKGNIIKAQRRAKSSGINPDLWSSIEQTLPKVTGKHSKETLGYVTKIKSIKQILR, from the coding sequence ATGAAAAAGCTAACCTTAATTTTGATGACTTGGATCCTTATACAGGGGAATCTTTTTTGGACCCATGGTACTTTCGAGGAAAACCGAAACAATATTTTGGTTATCAACAATGGGGCTGGAGAAGACTTCCGCCATTATAATAACGTCACCCGTTATGATAATTACTTCTCAAAATACACCAAACGTAATTTTGGCCCGGCTTTCAACTGGCATCATTTTAAAGCGCAGGCAATAGCGGAATCGGGGCTTAAGAAAAATGCTAAATCCTATGTGGGTGCTATTGGGCTTATGCAAATTATGCCGGCTACTTATGAAGAGATTATTAAGCGTCATCGGTATATTAAAGGCAGCAGTAATAGCCCAAAGTGGAATATTGCAGCGGGTATTTCCTATAACCGTTCCATATGGAATTTATTTAAGGCAGACCGGCCTTTTCAAGACCGCCTGGATTTCACATTTGGCGCTTATAATGCAGGTAAGGGGAACATTATTAAAGCGCAAAGACGCGCTAAAAGTTCAGGTATAAATCCTGATTTATGGAGTTCTATAGAACAAACATTGCCTAAGGTCACAGGTAAACATAGTAAGGAAACCCTGGGCTATGTAACAAAAATTAAATCCATTAAACAAATATTAAGGTAG
- a CDS encoding DUF350 domain-containing protein codes for MELAIVVSNFIYAILGALLTISFMVLGYKVLDWITPFDTSKQLGEGNIAIGIVIGCMFVGLGIAVGLVVGLGLN; via the coding sequence ATGGAATTAGCCATTGTTGTATCAAATTTTATATATGCGATTTTAGGGGCGTTATTGACCATTTCATTTATGGTATTGGGTTATAAAGTACTGGACTGGATTACACCTTTTGATACGTCGAAACAGCTAGGCGAGGGTAATATCGCCATTGGTATTGTTATAGGTTGTATGTTTGTTGGTTTAGGCATTGCTGTGGGTTTAGTAGTTGGCTTAGGGTTGAACTAA
- a CDS encoding alpha/beta hydrolase encodes MDYQYIATNGIRLHVVQAGPNDGPLVILLHGFPEFSYGWRRQIPYLASAGYRVWAPDQRGYNLSDKPDGIAAYTLDELAADVIGLMDAANRKQAFLVGHDWGAAVAWWVAAKYPDRLAKMVVINVPHGAVMKKHLRRNLAQLRRSWYIFFFQIPWLPETLARLQNWKTPAQALKYTSRPGTFTNNDLDHYRQAWSQPKAYRSMLNWYRAIMQKPPTPPANPRITVPTLLIWGAQDRFLGLEMAQPSIDLCYDGRLVFIEEATHWVQHEEAERVNELIDTFLRHGTKD; translated from the coding sequence ATGGACTATCAGTATATTGCGACAAATGGTATTCGTTTGCACGTCGTCCAGGCCGGCCCGAACGATGGACCGCTAGTGATCTTATTGCATGGATTTCCTGAGTTCTCGTATGGCTGGCGACGGCAGATTCCCTACCTGGCGTCGGCTGGTTACAGGGTGTGGGCTCCCGATCAACGCGGTTACAACTTAAGCGATAAGCCGGACGGAATTGCGGCGTACACCCTCGATGAATTAGCAGCCGATGTGATCGGCTTGATGGATGCCGCCAACCGGAAGCAGGCCTTTTTAGTCGGGCATGACTGGGGCGCTGCTGTCGCTTGGTGGGTGGCCGCCAAATACCCGGACCGGCTAGCGAAAATGGTTGTAATAAATGTTCCGCACGGGGCTGTGATGAAGAAGCACTTACGGCGTAATCTCGCTCAACTGCGCAGGAGTTGGTATATATTTTTCTTCCAGATTCCGTGGTTGCCGGAGACACTGGCTCGACTACAGAATTGGAAGACGCCCGCACAAGCTCTGAAGTACACTAGCCGTCCAGGTACGTTTACCAATAATGACCTGGACCATTACCGTCAAGCCTGGTCTCAACCCAAAGCATACCGGTCCATGCTCAACTGGTATCGCGCCATTATGCAGAAGCCACCTACCCCTCCTGCCAACCCACGCATCACTGTGCCGACTTTACTGATTTGGGGAGCCCAGGACAGGTTTTTGGGGCTGGAAATGGCCCAGCCAAGCATTGATCTCTGTTATGACGGACGCCTGGTTTTTATTGAAGAAGCGACACATTGGGTGCAACACGAAGAAGCCGAGCGCGTCAATGAGTTGATCGATACGTTCCTGCGCCACGGTACGAAAGATTGA